ATTTTTTGACTCTTTATTGTTTCTAATATCATTACCTTCTCCCTTGAATTAAAATATAAATTTCACATATTATATTCATTTTCTACCACTTCTGTCAACTTTTATTATATTTTTCTAAAAATATTACAACCTTTTTTTTAATTCTTTGAATTGAATTATCTATCGCTTTAGGTTCTTTTTCTAACTCCTCAGCTATCTCTAAATAACCATAACCTTTAACCATATATGAAAATACCTCTTTTTCTAAACCGCTTAAATTTACCTTTAAAAATTTTTTAAGTAATTTCATCAACTCTTTTCCAATAACAATCTGTTCAGGTGTATAATATCTTAGTGACGGATTATTATATCTTATTAACTCTTCAATTTCTGAATACCCCTCTCCCTGCATAGCACTATTCAAATTTCTATTTTTTTCTGAATTATAATTTTTAACCGCTGTTATGATCTGTCTTTTTATACACAGAGATGCAAAGGTGCTAAAACATGCACTCCTATTCTCGTCAAAAGATCGAATAGCCTTCATTAAGCCTATCATTCCCTCTTGCACTAAATCCTCTCGTTCTGCACCTTTTAAAAATAAAGTTCTGTTTCTCATGTAAATAAGATTTTTATATTCTGCGACTATTTTCTCTATTGATTCTACGTCTCCCTGCTTAGCTAACAAAATATCCTCATTCCTAATCATGATCCCTCCTTATATTAAAGTTCAAACAACAATTTATTCTATTTAATTCATAACAATATTTTCCCCTTTCCTATTTTATATACCTCTTATATCGAAAAAAATCAATTTTTTATTTTAAATGTATCTCCCCCTTTCTTTTTTCACTTTTTTAAGGTACAATTATATTGACAAAGTACAATTAAATTACTTAAAAAACATTTATTTTATTTAGGAGGGGCTATGAAAACTGATATACAAATTGCACAAGAAGCAAACTTATTAAAAATTTCTGATATTGCTTCTAAGCTAAACATTAACGAGGATTATTACGATACTTACGGAAAGTACAAAGCTAAACTTAACCTTTCTCTATTAGATGAATTATCTACTAAGAAAGATGGAAAATTAGTTCTTGTAACTGCTATTACACCTACGCCTGCAGGAGAAGGAAAATCTACTGTTACTGTTGGTTTAACTCAAGCTTTAAATAGAATTGGTGTATCCTCTGTTGCAGCTCTTAGAGAACCTTCTTTAGGACCTGTTTTTGGAATGAAAGGTGGAGCTACTGGTGGAGGTTTCTCTCAAGTTATCCCTATGGAAGATATCAATCTTCACTTTACTGGAGATTTCCATGCGATTGGGGTTGCTCACAATCTTGTTTCCGCTTGTATTGACAACCATATCACTCAAGGAAATACTTTAAATATCGACAATACTAAAATAACTTGGAAAAGAGTTGTTGATATGAATGATAGAAATTTAAGAAATATTGTTGTTGGTCTTGGTGGAAAATTAAATGGATATCCTAGACAGGATTCTTTCCAAATAACTGTTGCATCTGAAATCATGGCAACTCTTTGTCTTTCAAACTCTTTAAAAGAGCTTAAAGAAAATATTGGAAAAATTGTATTTGGTTATGATTATAGTGACAAACCTTTAACTATAAATGATTTAAAAATTTCTGGAGCTGTTACTGCATTATTAAAAGAAGCTATAAAACCAAATTTAGTTCAAACTCTAGAAAATACTCCTGTTATCATCCACGGAGGACCTTTTGCTAATATAGCTCATGGATGTAACTCACTTCTAGCTACAAAATTAGCTTTAAAACTTTCTGATGTTGCTGTTACTGAAGCTGGATTCGCAGCTGATTTAGGAGCCGAAAAATTCTTAGATATAAAATGTAGAAAAGGAGATTTAAACCCTAACTGTGTTGTTATAGTTGCTACTGTTAGAGCTCTTAAACATCACGGTGGAGCAAAAGTTTTAAATGAAGAAAACTTAGATGCTTTAAAATTAGGTTTAGCTAATCTTGATAAACATATCGAAAATATGAAAAAATTCAATCTACCTGTTGTTGTTGCTATAAACAAATTTGTAACTGATACAGATAATGAAGTTGAATTAATTAAAGCTCATTGTGAATCTTTAGATGCACCTGTAGCTCTATGTGAAGTATGGGCTAAAGGTGGAGAAGGTGGAGAGGAATTGGCTAAATTAGTTCTTCAAAAAATTGAAGAAAACACTGCTAACTATAAACCTCTTTATGATTTAGAACTACCTATTAAAGATAAAATCTCTAAAATTTGTACAGAGATTTATGGAGCTAACGGAGTTTCTTTCTCTGCAGCTGCTAATAAAACTATTAAACAACTTGAAGAGCTAGGATATGGTAATCTTCCTATCTGTATGTCAAAAACTCAAAAATCAATATCTGACAAAGCAAATCTTCTTGGAAGACCAACTGATTTCACTGTTGAGATTGATACAATTAAACTTGCCGCTGGAGCTGGATTCATTATTGCTATGGCGGGTGGTATCATTGATATGCCTGGACTTCCTAAAGTTCCTGCAGCTGAACTTATTGATATCGATGAAAACGGTACTATTACAGGTTTATTCTAAATAACTTTGACCCTTACTTAAATATAAGTAAGGGTTTTTTATTTTTGTAAAATATAGTATAATATATTAAAATTCTACTGCATGTGAGGGATAAATATGAAAATTGGTAAACTTACTATTTCAGATTTAAATGATTTAATTTTTAAAAATATAAAAAATAGTAACGAAAGAATTCTTTCTGCTGGTGAAGTTGGAAGTGACTGTGCAGCTATTGAAGTTGGAGATGAAGTTGTTTATCTATCTACAGACCCTATAACTGGAACTAGTACTGGACTTGGAAAACTTGCAATCAACATCAACTGTAACGATATTGCTACAGAGGGAGTTTCTCCAACTGGTATAATGCTTACTATCTTAGCTCCTCCACACACTCAAAAAGAAGAGATTGCTTTGATTATGAAAGAAGCCCAAGAGGAAGCTGACAAACTTGGAGTTTCTATAATCGGAGGACACACAGAGATAACAGCAGCAGTCAACAAAACGATCATATCTGCTACATCTATTGGAATAGGAAAAAAATCTGACTTTAAAAAAAGAGAAACTATTGTCGCTGGAGATAGGTTAATCATAACTAAAGGAGTTGGAATTGAGGGAACTGGCATTATTGCTTTTGAAAAAGAGCTGGAACTTTTAGATGTTTTTCCAAAAGAAACTATCCAATTTGCAAAAAATCTTTTAGATTTAACTAGTGTTGTTAAAGATGGAGTTGTGGCTAATAAGTTTTCAAAAGGTATGCATGATGTAACAGAAGGTGGGCTTTTAGGTGCTCTTTGGGAATCTAGTTGCTTCTATAATTTAGGTTTGGAGATTTCATATGATAAAATATTTATTCATCAATGCACAAAAGAGATTTGTAAATACTTTAAAATAGATCCTCTAAAGCTTATTTCAAGTGGAACTATGCTTATGGTTGTCAGCGAAGAAAATTCAGAGTTACTAATTAATGAATTGAAAAAAAATGGTATTGAAGCTTTTGATATCGGAGTATTTACAAATTCTAATGAGAAAGTTTTAATAAAAAATGGTGAAAGAATCAAAATTTCTTCACCTGAAAGTGATGAGTTATATAAAGTTATATAGTTAGGAGAGATTATATTGAATATAAAACAAAGAGTAATTGGTTTATTAAGTGAGTTTGAAAAAGGAAAATATTCTAACATTCTTTTAAATGAATATTTTTCAAAAAATAATTTAAGTAAAGGTGAACGTGGATTTATCACCGAAGTTTTTTACGGTGTTATTAGAAACGACATCTATTTAAACTATCAATTAGAAAAAAGAACTAAAGCAGTTAAAAAAAATTGGATTAAAAATCTTTTAAAAATCTCTATTTATCAAGCTACTTTTATGGAAAGTGACGATAAAGGAGTAGCTTGGGAAGCAACTGAATTAACTAAAAAGAAATTTGGAGTTCCTGTTAGTAAATTTGTTAATGGAGTTATTAGAAGTTATTTAAGAGAAAAAGATGAAGAGATTCAAAAGCTTAAAGAAGAGGATAAATTAGATCTTTTATACTCTTATCCAAAATGGTTCTATGACAAAATCAAAAAAGAGTACAAAGAAAATACAGAACAAGTTCTAATTTCACTAAAAAAAGTACCTTATATGAGTATTAGAGTAAACACTTTAAAATATTCTGAAGAGGAGTTTGAAACTCTTTTGAAAACTTTAAAAATTGATATAATTAAGAAAGTGGATACTATATATTATATTGATTCAGGTATTGTTTTACATACTGATGAGTTTAAAGATGGTAAAATCATAGCTCAAGATGGTTCATCTTATCTTGCTGCTAAAATTTTAAATCCAATAGCTGGAGAAAAAGTTGTTGATACTTGTAGTGCACCTGGAAGTAAAACTGCTGTTCTTGGTGAGCTTATGAATAACACCGGAGAGATTTATGCTTTAGATATTCATCAACATAAGATAAAAATTATTGAAGAAAATCTAAAAAAATTAGGTCTTACAAATGTTAAAGCTATCAAGCTAGATGCTAGAAAACTTAAAGAGCAAGGACAAAAGTTTGATAAAATTCTTGTAGATGCTCCTTGTAGTGGATATGGAGTTTTAAGAAAGAAACCCGAAGCTCTTTACAATAAAAACATGGCTAATGTTAATGAGTTAGCTGGATTACAATATGATATTTTAGAATCTGCTGCAACTACATTAAAAGTTGGTGGAGATTTAGTTTACAGTACTTGCACTATATTCTCAGAAGAAAATAGTGATAATGTTGAAAAGTTTTTAAATAACCACAAAAACTTCTCAGTTCAAAAATTTGAGATGCCTGAAAATGTAAATGGGCACTTTGATAAAATCGGTGGATTTTTAATTGATTATACAGAAGAAATTTTAGATAATTTCTATATTATTAAGCTAAGAAAGGATTTTGAATAATGTTAGATGAATTAAAAGAAGCTAACGGCTATGTTGTTAGTAAAATAGAGGAAACAGACTCTTTAATTTTAGAGATGGAGGCTTTTGCTTTAGAGCACAACGTGCCTATCGTTACAAAGGAAGTTGCTAAGTATCTAGATTTTTTAGTTTCTAGTCACAATTTTAAAAATATACTTGAGATTGGAACTGCAATTGGATACTCTGGAACTATAATGGGAAGAGTTGCTAAAAAAAATGGTGGTAAATTGACTACTATTGAAATTGATGA
Above is a genomic segment from Cetobacterium sp. ZOR0034 containing:
- a CDS encoding AIR synthase family protein; translation: MKIGKLTISDLNDLIFKNIKNSNERILSAGEVGSDCAAIEVGDEVVYLSTDPITGTSTGLGKLAININCNDIATEGVSPTGIMLTILAPPHTQKEEIALIMKEAQEEADKLGVSIIGGHTEITAAVNKTIISATSIGIGKKSDFKKRETIVAGDRLIITKGVGIEGTGIIAFEKELELLDVFPKETIQFAKNLLDLTSVVKDGVVANKFSKGMHDVTEGGLLGALWESSCFYNLGLEISYDKIFIHQCTKEICKYFKIDPLKLISSGTMLMVVSEENSELLINELKKNGIEAFDIGVFTNSNEKVLIKNGERIKISSPESDELYKVI
- the rsmB gene encoding 16S rRNA (cytosine(967)-C(5))-methyltransferase RsmB; amino-acid sequence: MNIKQRVIGLLSEFEKGKYSNILLNEYFSKNNLSKGERGFITEVFYGVIRNDIYLNYQLEKRTKAVKKNWIKNLLKISIYQATFMESDDKGVAWEATELTKKKFGVPVSKFVNGVIRSYLREKDEEIQKLKEEDKLDLLYSYPKWFYDKIKKEYKENTEQVLISLKKVPYMSIRVNTLKYSEEEFETLLKTLKIDIIKKVDTIYYIDSGIVLHTDEFKDGKIIAQDGSSYLAAKILNPIAGEKVVDTCSAPGSKTAVLGELMNNTGEIYALDIHQHKIKIIEENLKKLGLTNVKAIKLDARKLKEQGQKFDKILVDAPCSGYGVLRKKPEALYNKNMANVNELAGLQYDILESAATTLKVGGDLVYSTCTIFSEENSDNVEKFLNNHKNFSVQKFEMPENVNGHFDKIGGFLIDYTEEILDNFYIIKLRKDFE
- a CDS encoding sigma-70 family RNA polymerase sigma factor, with protein sequence MIRNEDILLAKQGDVESIEKIVAEYKNLIYMRNRTLFLKGAEREDLVQEGMIGLMKAIRSFDENRSACFSTFASLCIKRQIITAVKNYNSEKNRNLNSAMQGEGYSEIEELIRYNNPSLRYYTPEQIVIGKELMKLLKKFLKVNLSGLEKEVFSYMVKGYGYLEIAEELEKEPKAIDNSIQRIKKKVVIFLEKYNKS
- a CDS encoding formate--tetrahydrofolate ligase, with protein sequence MKTDIQIAQEANLLKISDIASKLNINEDYYDTYGKYKAKLNLSLLDELSTKKDGKLVLVTAITPTPAGEGKSTVTVGLTQALNRIGVSSVAALREPSLGPVFGMKGGATGGGFSQVIPMEDINLHFTGDFHAIGVAHNLVSACIDNHITQGNTLNIDNTKITWKRVVDMNDRNLRNIVVGLGGKLNGYPRQDSFQITVASEIMATLCLSNSLKELKENIGKIVFGYDYSDKPLTINDLKISGAVTALLKEAIKPNLVQTLENTPVIIHGGPFANIAHGCNSLLATKLALKLSDVAVTEAGFAADLGAEKFLDIKCRKGDLNPNCVVIVATVRALKHHGGAKVLNEENLDALKLGLANLDKHIENMKKFNLPVVVAINKFVTDTDNEVELIKAHCESLDAPVALCEVWAKGGEGGEELAKLVLQKIEENTANYKPLYDLELPIKDKISKICTEIYGANGVSFSAAANKTIKQLEELGYGNLPICMSKTQKSISDKANLLGRPTDFTVEIDTIKLAAGAGFIIAMAGGIIDMPGLPKVPAAELIDIDENGTITGLF